The genomic window GCGTCCTCGGCATCGATGGCGCGCATGTCTTCGCCATCGCGGGCCGTGATATCATGGGCGATACGGTTGAGCGGACGAAGGCCGCGCCCGAGGCTGAGCCAGATCAGGAAGCCGAACACCGGCAATATCAGCGCTGCGGGGATCACCAGGCCGGCCAGAAGGTCGCGCACCAGCCGGTCTCTGAGGCCGATGCGGTCGCCCACCGCCACGCGTACGCCCTTGTCGACATCAATGATGGTGTAAACCCGCCATGCCTCGCCATTGACCTCGGCGTCACCGAAACCCGCTTCGTTCAGCGCGATGCTTTCAGCCGGCGCACCGCTGGAACGGGCAACAAGATGTCCGTCGAGCGACCAGATCTGGCAGGAAAGCTGCTTTTCATAGTCAACCGGCGCAAACGCGCCATTTTCGCGCGCGGCATTGATATCGCTGGTGGAAACCAGCGAATGCACCATGCGTGCGGCCTCCTGGAGGCGGGTGTCGAGCACGTGCTGAACCTCCAGCCGGCTCCATGTGGAAATCCAGATCACGCCCGCGGCCCAGATGGCGGCGGAAGCGACAACCAGAAGAATGAACAGGCGGCGGCGCAGAGAGTTCATCAGACCGGCCTCATGCGGTAGCCAAGCCCGCGAACCGTGTCGATGCTGGTCCGGCCGATCTTGGCCCGCAGGTTATGGATGTGGACCTCGATGGCGTTGCTCTCGATTTCTTCCTGCCAGCCGTAGAGCCGGTCTTCGAGCTCCTGCCGGGATCGGATAACGCCTGGCCGCTCCATCAGCGCCATCAGGATCGCGAATTCGCGGCGTGAAAGGATGACGTCCCGTCCGTCAACGCTCACCAGCATCCTGGAAGGGTCAAGCGCGATGCCATTGGCGGTCAGGGTCGGTCCGGCGCGCCCATGCCCCCTGCGCGTGACGGCGCGCAGACGCGCGGCGAGTTCCTCCAGATCGAAGGGCTTGCCGATGTAATCGTCGGCGCCGACATCAAGCCCGCGGATCCGGTCCGACGTTTCGTCAAGCGCGGTCAGCATCAACACGGGCGTCCGGTTGCCGGCCCGTCTTATCTCTGCCAACAGGTCGAGCCCGGAGCCGTCCGGCAGCATGAGGTCGAGGATGATCGCATCGAACCGGCCGGCACTGATTGCCGCGCGCGCATCCACACAGGTGGCGACGGCATCGACAGTCTCGCCATTCAGCCCCAGGCCAACGGCAAGGCCATCGGCCAGGACGGGATCATCCTCGATCACAAGTATGCGCATGGCGTTTTCCGTCTTCCCGTATGAACGGGACCCTTCTTTTCCCGAAAGCTTAAGACTGGCTTAAGCTGACGCAACGATCTGGGGCCACTTGCTCAATCGAGAATGGCCCATGACCGCAATGATCAGGTTCCTGCTTGCCTTCCCTGTCGCCGTTTTGCTGCTTGCCGGCATGGCGGGCGTTTCCTGCGCTGAGATGCCACGACCAGCCGATGAGGTCTTTCGCCTGCAGGCCGACCGCGACAGCAAAGGCGCCGTAACGCTGGACTGGACGATCGCGCCAGGCACCTATCTTTATCGCGACAGCCTGAAGGCAGGCGAGGACGGAGCACCGGTTCCACTCGCCTTGCCTAAAGGCGAAGAAAAACAGGATCCGAACTTCGGCCGTGTGGAAGTCTACCACAATCGTGTCAGGGCCGCGCTCCCGCAACAGCCTGTAACCGGTACGCTGACGGTGACCTATCAGGGCTGTGCCGAACAGGGGATTTGCTACCCGCCGGTCGAAAAGACCCTTGATCTGGCAAACCTTTCGATATCGGGGAGCGAGAGCCGGCTGAGCGCTGCCGCGGCCGAGCGCGGTCCCTGGCAAACCCCGACGATCATTCGACAAACCGATCCGGACACCACCGGCAAGGCGGACGGAACGCGTGAAGCCGATCGGACGGCATCCTATCTCACCGGCAATCTATTCCTGATGGTTGCGGGATTTCTGGGCTTCGGCCTGCTGCTGTCGCTGACGCCCTGCGTCTTCCCGATGATTCCGATCCTGTCGGCCACGCTGGCCGGAGCGGGCAAAAGGCTTTCGACCGGTCGGGGGTTTATCCTGTCGCTTTCCTATGTGCTGGCGATGGCCGCGGCATACGGGCTGGTCGGCCTGTTCGCCGGCCTGTCCGGCGCCAATCTGCAGGCGGCGCTCCAGACGCCCTGGGCGCTTGGCCTGTCGGCGACCGTGTTCGTGGTGCTTGCCCTCGGCATGTTCGGTGTTTTCGAGCTTCAACTGCCCCCGGGGCTTGCCTCACGTCTTGCCGGTCACGGTCGCGGTGGTTCGGTGGCGGGCGCCGCTGTTATGGGCTTTGGCTCCGCGCTCATCATCGGCCCCTGCGTCACCCCGCCTCTGGCGGCGGCCATGCTTTATGCCATCAAGACCGGCGAGGCGGCCAAGGGCGCCATCGCGCTTTTTGCACTGGGGCTCGGAATGGGGATGCCGCTGATTGCCTTCGGCACCTTCGGGGCCCGTATCCTGCCGAAATCCGGTCCCTGGCTTGTCGTGATCCGTCAGGCCTTCGGTATCGTCTTTCTTGGCGTCGCCGTGATGCTCGTTGCGCGGCTTCTGCCGCCGGCCGTCTCGCTTGCCCTTTGGGGCGCGGTGGCCATCGGTCTCGCCGTCTTTGCCGGCGCCTTTGATCGCCTTTCTGCCACAAGCGGCTGGGGACAGCGCGCAGCCAAGGCCGGCGGTCTCGTGACGTTCATTGCCGGCGCGGTCATGCTTGTCGGCGCGGCGGCCGGCGAAGGCGACCCGCTGCGTCCGCTGGCATTTCTGGCCGGCGCTTCTGAACCCCGGCATCAGGTCGCTGAAAAGCAGGTCACTTCTCTGTCTGCGTTTGACGAAGCGCTTGCCGGCTCCGGGCGAACGCCGGTGCTGGTCTCGTTCACCGCTGACTGGTGCACGATCTGCAAGTCCAACGAGAAGATCATGGCCGAACCGGCGATTGCCGCGCGCCTTCGGGACGTTGCCGTGATCATTGTCGACGTCACCCGTCAGAACCGCGACGCGCGGGCATTGATGGACCGGTTTTCCGTCGTCGGCCCGCCGACGCTCTTCCTCGTCGATCGCGACGGCCAGGAGGTCGGCAATTCGCGGATCACCGGCGCCATCACCACCGAAACCATCGCTCAAAACCTGTCCCGGGCCGGCGCCTGAGGACCAATGAAGGAGACCGATATGAAGCGCAGGACCTTCCTGGCCGCCGCCATGCTGGCGGCTTTCACAGTTGTCGGGGGCATGCCCGCAATGACCCAGAATATTGACATCAACGCCATTCTGCACGACCCCGACGCGCCCGAGGCGGGCAATCCCGAGGGTGACGTCACCATCGTCGCCTTCCTCGATTATAACTGCCCGTTCTGCAAGAAGTCGGCGCCCGACCTCGACCGCATCGTCAAAGAGGATGGCAATATCCGGCTCGTCTACAAGGACTGGCCGGTGCTTTCGGAGGCTTCTGTCTATGGCGCGCAACTGGCGCTCGCGGCCAAGTATCAGGGCAAATATGACGAAGTGCATCACGCATTGATGGCCGTGCCGGGTCATCAGGTCAGCGAGGACCAGATGCTCGAAGCGGTGCGCGCGACGAGCGTCGACATGCAGCAGTTGCAGGATGACGTCACCGGCCATCACGACCAGATCGCCGCGCTTCTGGGGCGCACGATGGAACAGGGCGACGCGCTCGGCCTTGTGTCGACGCCGACCTATCTGATTGGCCCGATGATGACGTCGACGCTCGATTACGATGGCTTCAGGGAAACGGTGGCGGAGGCCCGGCGCCGTCATGCCGCGGGAGAACGCGTCGAATGAGGTATCTTCCCGTCAGGTTGCTTCCGGTGCTCGTGGTCGCAGGTCTTTCTGCCTGCGCATCAACTGGTGCGCCCCCTCAGCCGGAAATGCCGAAGCCGGTTCTTGAGGACGCGCGATACGCGGCCGTCACCGATGAGCCGTTCAATGTACCGGCCGTCAATCTGAGGCAGTTCGACCCCGAATTCCGGCGCCAGATCGTTGATGATCCGACCGGCGAGCAGCCGGGCACGCTGGTCGTCGATCCGGAAAACCGGTTCCTCTATCTGGTGATGGATGACGGCAAGGCCATGCGCTACGGCGTGGGTGTCGGTCGTGCAGGCATGGAATGGTCCGGTACGGCCAATGTCGCCTACAAGCGCGAATGGCCGACATGGACGCCGACGCAGGACATGATCAGGCGAGATCCGGACACCTATCAGAAATGGGCAGGCGGAATGGATGGCGGGCCGACGAACCCGCTCGGTGCCCGGGCGCTCTATCTGTTCGAGGATGGCAAGGATACGCTTTACCGGATCCACGGCACCAACGAACCATGGTCGATCGGCCAGTCCATGTCGTCAGGCTGCATCCGGATGATGAACCAGGACGTCATGGATCTCTATCGCCGTGTGCCGGACGGTGCAAAGGTGGTCGTGCTGCCTGCCGGCAGGCAGGCGCCGGGACCTGTCACCTCCGAGAACTCCTAATTCATTTTAAAACTCTGCGCCGGCGTTGTGGCCGAAATGCCGGTGCAGAATGCATATCCTTCTGGTTTTCCGTCATAGCGTCCAAAGCGAAGCGAGATCAGCAACGACTTCAGCTGAACTTCAAAATCGAGGCATGGTTTCGGAGAGCCTCCCACGCTTGCGGGTACCGCGGGGCGCTTTTCACGCGCGCCGTTGATATGAATCAAGACGCATATGCGCTGATACGCATAAGAAACAGTCATGCAGGATTTGTTGGACGCGATCTCCGACCCGACCCGCCGCGCGGCGCTGGCCCTGATCTGGAATGATCGGGAGCATTGCGTGTGTGAATTGATGACGCGGCTGGGGGCCACCCAGAGCCGCATGTCGCGCCATCTGAAAGTGCTGCGGGATGCCGGGCTGATCCTCGACCGGCGCGATGCACAATGGGTGCGCTATCGCAAGAATCCGGACATCAGGCCCGAATTCGCGGCGGTGATCGATGCGGTTCTGGCCGCTGAAGCTTATGCGGAAAGGCAAAGCGCATGACTATCGCGACGCAGAGGTTGAAAAGCGGGCGGGATGGTTCCGCCCTCAGATGGTATCTCGGCATCGCGGGCGCTTCGGTGATCTGGTGGCTGGCCTATGGTCAACTGATCGCCTTCTCCGAATGGGCCACCACGCTTTTTCCCGTCGACCGCCAAAGCCACACCGGCGAGGCGATTGCCTTTTTCTTCTATGATGTTCCCAAGGTCTTGTTGCTTCTGACCGGCATCGTGTTTGTCACCGGCGTGTTGCGCAGCTGGTTCAGTCCGGAGAAAACCCGCGCACTGCTTGCCGGAAGACGCCAGATTTTCGGCTACCCCATGGCCGCGGCTCTCGGCGTTCTCACACCCTTTTGTTCATGTTCCTCCGTACCGCTTTTCATCGGCTTCGTTTCAGCCGGGATTCCGCTTGGCGTCACGTTTTCCTTTCTGATCGCAGGTCCGATGGTCGGACCTGTCGGACTAGGCCTGCTTTATGGCCTTGTCGGCTGGAAAATTGCGACGATCTATCTCGTCTTCGGCTTCACCATCGCCACGATTGCCGGTTGGGCTCTCGGGAAGATGCGGCTGGAGCGCTACCTTCAGGCGTGGGTGCGGGATATCAATGCGGGACCGGCGGGCGACCTCCCCGAGGAGCGGACGAGTTTTGCCGACCGGTTGAAGATCGGCCTTGAACAGGTCCGGGAGATTGTCGGCAAGGTCTGGATCTGGGTCGTGGTCGGGATATCCATCGGGGCGCTGATCCACGGTTATGTTCCTGAAGCGCTCATGCTCCGGGTCATGGGCGGCGAGGCGTGGTGGTCTGTTCCGGCTGCCGTCATCGTCGGCGTGCCGATGTACACCAATGCCGCGGGCGTTATCCCGATCGTCGAAGCGCTCCTGGGCAAGGGCGCTGCCCTTGGCACGACGCTGGCCTTCATGATGTCGGTCATCGCGCTTTCCCTGCCCGAGATGATCATCCTCAAACAGGTGCTGACCTACCGGCTGATCGCGATTTTCATCGCCGTTGTGTCTGCCGGTATTCTGGCCACGGGCTTCTTGTTCAACCTCATCCTCTGAAAGGAACGATCATGAAATCGATCAGGATTTATGGCCCCGGCTGCAAACGCTGCGAAGCAACGGAAGCCATGGTGAAAGCCGCCGCCGAAAAGCTCGGCATTGCCGCCGACATTGAAAAGGTGACCGATCCGAAATCAATAGCGATGGCAGGCGTGATGTCGACACCGGGCATAGCGGTTGACGGCAGGCTCGTTCACGCGGGGGGACTGCCGGACAAGGCCAAACTCGAGGCCTGGCTGTCGGCGTAGAATGAAGGAGCGGGGCAGCACTATCCGCTGTCCCGCTCAACTCTGCTGACGCAGGAAACCAGGTGCGCACCAGAGCATCGGGCGATGCTCCGGCCATTCCTTCGCCGCTCCGAGCGGACAACCTCCTGACAGTCCACATCTAGATAATCGCCTGTCGCACCCTTGCCGATACCCATTCCGACACAATGACGGTTGCGAGAATGACGACGAGAATCATCGTGACCTGCGGCCAGGCCAGCACATTGAGCGATGACTGCAGTTTCAGACCGAGACCGCCGGCGCCGACAAGGCCGAGGATCGCGCTTTCGCGGATATTGATGTCCCAGCGGAACACGGTGATGCCCCAGAAGGCGGGCTGCACCTGCGGAACGATGGCATAGTCCAGGATCTGGGCGTGGCTGGCGCCGGTCGCGGCAATGGCTTCGACCTGCGTCGCGTCAACCTCTTCAATCGCCTCATAGAGCAGCTTGCCGATGAAGCCGACCGAGCGCAGGCCGATGGCTATGACGCCGGGCAGGAGGCCCGGCCCCATGATGGCGACCAGCAGAAGCGCCCAGATCAGCGAATTGATCGAACGGCTGGCCACGATGACGAACAGGGCCGCAGGCCGCAGGATCATGGCCGATGGCGTGGTGTTGCGCGCCGCCAGAAAGGCGACCGGAACGGCAAGAACGACACCCAGCATGGTGCCGAGCGTGGCCATGTTCAAAGTGTCCCAGAGCGGCGCCCAGAGCTCGTTCATGTAAGACAGGCGCGGCGGCCACATCCGGCTGCCGATATCGGCGGCCTGCTTCGGCGCATCGCTCACGAAAGCCCAGATCGTGTCGCGCGTCATAACCTGCCAGCACCAGACGGTCAGCGCAACGAGGCCAAACCAGCCGGCCCAGATCATCAGCGATTGCCGGGATGTGCGGCGGCGCCAGACCGCGGGATAAGGGGCGTCGCTCATTGCAGGAACTTCCGGATATAGCTGGAACCGTACTCCGCCGCCATGACGAGGAGAATGATGACCAGGATGATCGCGCCGGCGCTGTCATATTCATAGCGGTCGATGGCGGTGTTCAGGGTCGCGCCGATGCCGCCCGCGCCGACAATGCCGATCACTGCGCTTTCGCGGAAATTGATGTCGAGGCGATAGAGCGACAAGCCGATGAGGCGCGGCATGACCTGCGGCTGGATGGCGTAGTTGATCATCTGCATCCATGAAGCGCCGGTTGCCCTGATCGCCTCCGCCTGCGCCTCGTCGATATCCTCGATGTCTTCCGCCAGAAGCTTCGACAAAAAGCCGATCGTGGCAAAGCTCAGCGTCAGGAACCCGGCAAACGGGCCAAAGCCGAACATCGCCACAAAGAAGATCGCGATGATGATTTCCTGCAGCGAGCGGCTGACGGCGATGATCGAACGGCAGACAAGATAGACAATCTTGGGCGAGACATTGCGCGCCGCGCCGATGCCGACCGGCACGGAGATGATGACGCCGGCCACCGTCGAGGTCAGCGTCATTGTCAGGCTCTCGATCAGCCCCTTTGAGATATCGCTCCAGCGGCTGGTAAAATCGGGTTGCAGAAAGCCGACCAGAAAGCGCGCGCCCCGCGACCAGCCTTCGACGATCCGCGCCCAGTTCGGGTCGAGCGTGGCAAGCGCGAGAACGAACCAGGCCGCAAACCCGATCTGAAGCCCTATCCGCCAGCCGCGATGGGTGAATACCTGCGGCGGACGCTTCCATGTCGTCGGATAAGTCGTCGGATAATTGCTCATGCGCCGAGCCTCGCAAGCACGGCCGCCTCTTCGGCTTCGGCGCTCTCGTCTTCCTGCGCGCCCTTGCGCATCGCGTTCCAGTCTTCCGCGCCGTAAATCTCGGTCAGCGCTGTCTCGCTCAGCGCGTCGGGGGGGCCGTCAAACACCACCTCGCCGGCACGCAGTCCGATAATGCGCTGCATGAACTGCTGCGCCAGCGGCACGTCGTGAATGTTCACAATGGCGGGAAGATTGCGTTCGGCGCAGATTTCGATCAGAAGCCGCATGATCTGGCGGCTTGTCTTGGGATCGAGGCTGGCCGTCGGCTCATCGACCAGCAGCAGTTCGGGTTCCTGGGCAAGCGCGCGGGCGATGCCGACACGTTGCCGCTGGCCGCCGGAGAGCGCGTCGGCGCGCTTGTCGGCCTGGTGCATCAGGCCGACGCGATCCAGCAGCCGATAGGCAAGACCGATATCGTCCGCGCTGTAGCGGCGGGTGAAGCTGGTCCAGAACCCGACATAGCCCAGCCGGCCGGACAGAACATTTTCCATGACGGTCAGCCGTTCGACCAGGGCATATTCCTGAAAAATCATGCCGATGCGGCGACGCATGGCCCGCAATTCGCGCTGCCCCTGGCCTGTGATCAACTTGCCGGATATTGCAACCGAACCGGAGGTCGGCTCGACGAGGCGGTTGACGCAGCGGATCAGCGTGGATTTTCCGGCGCCGGAGGGACCGATCAGTCCGACAACCTGACCTTCCGGCACGGTGAGGCTGACGTCGTTCAGGGCCTTGTCGCCGGTCTTGTAGGTTTTGGTCAGCGATTTGAGTTCGAGCATGACGGCTCCACAACAAGGGAACGGGCGGATGATCTCCGCCCGTTCGAAAGGATGATACCAGTTCTTACTGGCAATTGTAGGAAACGCCGTTTGCCTCGTCGATCTGGCGGATCACGGCCCAGTTGTCCTTGAAGGTGATCGGGATGAACTGTGCTTCGCCGGACTTGGAGAACTCCTCTTCCAGCGTCGACCCTTCCCATTCGAAGGAGGCGAAGGCTTCCTTGATCTTGTCCTGAAGCTCGGGCGTCAGATTGTGCGCCAAGCCATAGCCGGTGGTGGGGAAGGTCTGCGAGGTGTAGATGATCTCGACCTGATCGTCCGTGATCACCTCGCGGGCAACCATGCGCTTGCGCACCGAATTGGCGATGGCGCCGGCCGGATAGTCCTTGTTGGCCACGCCGAGGATGGTGTTGTCGTGTTTGCCGGAGAAAGTGGCCTCGAAATCCGTGCCGGCTTCCATGCCGTATTCGGATTTCAGAATGGCCGACGGGGCCTTGAAACCTGAATTGGAGGTCTCGGACGAAAACGCCAGGGCCTTGCCCTTGATGTCTTCAACTTCGGCAATGCCGGAGCCTGGATAGGTGATGATTTCCATCTCGTAGCCGAATGAACCGTCCTCGGCGGCCATCATGGTGAACGGACGGAAACCGGCGCAGGCCACGGCCAGTGGGTTCGAGCCGGTGTTGAAGCCTGCGATATGGAGGCGGCCGGCACGCATGGCTTCGATCTGGGCGGCGTTGGAATCGACCGGGAAGAACTGGACCCGCTTGCCGGTAACCTCTTCTATATGCGTCAGAAAGTCCTTCCATGCCTCGGCGTAGACAGCCGGGTCTTCAACCGGCGTATAGGCGAAGATCAGCACGGAAGGATCGACAAGCTCAGCCGGATCGGACGGGATATCGGCAATCAGGTCGCCGTCTGCATCCGTGTAGCGGCTGTCCAGGGTGAAATCTGCAAAAGCAGGTACTGTCATAGCAACCAGAGCGGCTGCTGCAAGAAGAGCACGACGCATTTTATTATCTCCGATCATTGTTTGGATATCATTTCGGCCGGGCTTAGCAGCGTTTTATTACAGCTATACAACGCTGCGGCCCCGGTGGCCGTTTTCAGGTCAATGATAATGAAATTCCCGACTAGCAAAGCTGCGGTGACCCCGCGCCGATACCGCTGCAAAGGCCTTGAACCGGAAATGTCTCATTCGGCATTCACTCGCTCTTTGCCGCGAGGTCCGTTGCGCCTTCCATACGGCCGATCTGGTTCAGCCTGCTTTCCAGCGCCATTTTTTCGATTGTCTCCACCGGAAGGCTCAGAAACGCCTTGATCCGGCTTTTGAGGAATTGTGCCGTTTGCACAAAGGCCAGTTCCTTTTGCGCATCCGTCCCCTCGACAGCGGCGGGGTCTTCAATCCCCCAATGCGCCCGCTTTGCGGCCCCGCGCGCTATCGGGCAGGCCTCTCCCGCCGCGCTGTCACAGAGCGTGAATATGAAGTCGAACCGGGGCGCATCGGGGCCCGAAAAGGCATCCCAGCTCTTCGAGTGGAGCCCCTCAATCGGGTAGTCCTGCGCCGTCAGCACCTTGAGCGCGAG from Martelella sp. NC20 includes these protein-coding regions:
- the phnC gene encoding phosphonate ABC transporter ATP-binding protein; this encodes MLELKSLTKTYKTGDKALNDVSLTVPEGQVVGLIGPSGAGKSTLIRCVNRLVEPTSGSVAISGKLITGQGQRELRAMRRRIGMIFQEYALVERLTVMENVLSGRLGYVGFWTSFTRRYSADDIGLAYRLLDRVGLMHQADKRADALSGGQRQRVGIARALAQEPELLLVDEPTASLDPKTSRQIMRLLIEICAERNLPAIVNIHDVPLAQQFMQRIIGLRAGEVVFDGPPDALSETALTEIYGAEDWNAMRKGAQEDESAEAEEAAVLARLGA
- the phnE gene encoding phosphonate ABC transporter, permease protein PhnE; this translates as MSNYPTTYPTTWKRPPQVFTHRGWRIGLQIGFAAWFVLALATLDPNWARIVEGWSRGARFLVGFLQPDFTSRWSDISKGLIESLTMTLTSTVAGVIISVPVGIGAARNVSPKIVYLVCRSIIAVSRSLQEIIIAIFFVAMFGFGPFAGFLTLSFATIGFLSKLLAEDIEDIDEAQAEAIRATGASWMQMINYAIQPQVMPRLIGLSLYRLDINFRESAVIGIVGAGGIGATLNTAIDRYEYDSAGAIILVIILLVMAAEYGSSYIRKFLQ
- the phnE gene encoding phosphonate ABC transporter, permease protein PhnE, producing MSDAPYPAVWRRRTSRQSLMIWAGWFGLVALTVWCWQVMTRDTIWAFVSDAPKQAADIGSRMWPPRLSYMNELWAPLWDTLNMATLGTMLGVVLAVPVAFLAARNTTPSAMILRPAALFVIVASRSINSLIWALLLVAIMGPGLLPGVIAIGLRSVGFIGKLLYEAIEEVDATQVEAIAATGASHAQILDYAIVPQVQPAFWGITVFRWDINIRESAILGLVGAGGLGLKLQSSLNVLAWPQVTMILVVILATVIVSEWVSARVRQAII
- the dsbD gene encoding protein-disulfide reductase DsbD → MTAMIRFLLAFPVAVLLLAGMAGVSCAEMPRPADEVFRLQADRDSKGAVTLDWTIAPGTYLYRDSLKAGEDGAPVPLALPKGEEKQDPNFGRVEVYHNRVRAALPQQPVTGTLTVTYQGCAEQGICYPPVEKTLDLANLSISGSESRLSAAAAERGPWQTPTIIRQTDPDTTGKADGTREADRTASYLTGNLFLMVAGFLGFGLLLSLTPCVFPMIPILSATLAGAGKRLSTGRGFILSLSYVLAMAAAYGLVGLFAGLSGANLQAALQTPWALGLSATVFVVLALGMFGVFELQLPPGLASRLAGHGRGGSVAGAAVMGFGSALIIGPCVTPPLAAAMLYAIKTGEAAKGAIALFALGLGMGMPLIAFGTFGARILPKSGPWLVVIRQAFGIVFLGVAVMLVARLLPPAVSLALWGAVAIGLAVFAGAFDRLSATSGWGQRAAKAGGLVTFIAGAVMLVGAAAGEGDPLRPLAFLAGASEPRHQVAEKQVTSLSAFDEALAGSGRTPVLVSFTADWCTICKSNEKIMAEPAIAARLRDVAVIIVDVTRQNRDARALMDRFSVVGPPTLFLVDRDGQEVGNSRITGAITTETIAQNLSRAGA
- a CDS encoding ArsR/SmtB family transcription factor, coding for MDAISDPTRRAALALIWNDREHCVCELMTRLGATQSRMSRHLKVLRDAGLILDRRDAQWVRYRKNPDIRPEFAAVIDAVLAAEAYAERQSA
- a CDS encoding L,D-transpeptidase — encoded protein: MRYLPVRLLPVLVVAGLSACASTGAPPQPEMPKPVLEDARYAAVTDEPFNVPAVNLRQFDPEFRRQIVDDPTGEQPGTLVVDPENRFLYLVMDDGKAMRYGVGVGRAGMEWSGTANVAYKREWPTWTPTQDMIRRDPDTYQKWAGGMDGGPTNPLGARALYLFEDGKDTLYRIHGTNEPWSIGQSMSSGCIRMMNQDVMDLYRRVPDGAKVVVLPAGRQAPGPVTSENS
- a CDS encoding response regulator yields the protein MRILVIEDDPVLADGLAVGLGLNGETVDAVATCVDARAAISAGRFDAIILDLMLPDGSGLDLLAEIRRAGNRTPVLMLTALDETSDRIRGLDVGADDYIGKPFDLEELAARLRAVTRRGHGRAGPTLTANGIALDPSRMLVSVDGRDVILSRREFAILMALMERPGVIRSRQELEDRLYGWQEEIESNAIEVHIHNLRAKIGRTSIDTVRGLGYRMRPV
- a CDS encoding arsenate reductase ArsC; the protein is MTSNQNFNILFLCTGNSARSIMAEAILNTEGRGRFQAFSAGSRPKGAVHPLALKVLTAQDYPIEGLHSKSWDAFSGPDAPRFDFIFTLCDSAAGEACPIARGAAKRAHWGIEDPAAVEGTDAQKELAFVQTAQFLKSRIKAFLSLPVETIEKMALESRLNQIGRMEGATDLAAKSE
- a CDS encoding DsbA family protein; translation: MKRRTFLAAAMLAAFTVVGGMPAMTQNIDINAILHDPDAPEAGNPEGDVTIVAFLDYNCPFCKKSAPDLDRIVKEDGNIRLVYKDWPVLSEASVYGAQLALAAKYQGKYDEVHHALMAVPGHQVSEDQMLEAVRATSVDMQQLQDDVTGHHDQIAALLGRTMEQGDALGLVSTPTYLIGPMMTSTLDYDGFRETVAEARRRHAAGERVE
- a CDS encoding permease, with the translated sequence MTIATQRLKSGRDGSALRWYLGIAGASVIWWLAYGQLIAFSEWATTLFPVDRQSHTGEAIAFFFYDVPKVLLLLTGIVFVTGVLRSWFSPEKTRALLAGRRQIFGYPMAAALGVLTPFCSCSSVPLFIGFVSAGIPLGVTFSFLIAGPMVGPVGLGLLYGLVGWKIATIYLVFGFTIATIAGWALGKMRLERYLQAWVRDINAGPAGDLPEERTSFADRLKIGLEQVREIVGKVWIWVVVGISIGALIHGYVPEALMLRVMGGEAWWSVPAAVIVGVPMYTNAAGVIPIVEALLGKGAALGTTLAFMMSVIALSLPEMIILKQVLTYRLIAIFIAVVSAGILATGFLFNLIL
- a CDS encoding thioredoxin family protein, which gives rise to MKSIRIYGPGCKRCEATEAMVKAAAEKLGIAADIEKVTDPKSIAMAGVMSTPGIAVDGRLVHAGGLPDKAKLEAWLSA
- the phnD gene encoding phosphate/phosphite/phosphonate ABC transporter substrate-binding protein, producing MRRALLAAAALVAMTVPAFADFTLDSRYTDADGDLIADIPSDPAELVDPSVLIFAYTPVEDPAVYAEAWKDFLTHIEEVTGKRVQFFPVDSNAAQIEAMRAGRLHIAGFNTGSNPLAVACAGFRPFTMMAAEDGSFGYEMEIITYPGSGIAEVEDIKGKALAFSSETSNSGFKAPSAILKSEYGMEAGTDFEATFSGKHDNTILGVANKDYPAGAIANSVRKRMVAREVITDDQVEIIYTSQTFPTTGYGLAHNLTPELQDKIKEAFASFEWEGSTLEEEFSKSGEAQFIPITFKDNWAVIRQIDEANGVSYNCQ